A window of Salmo trutta chromosome 5, fSalTru1.1, whole genome shotgun sequence contains these coding sequences:
- the LOC115193533 gene encoding NACHT, LRR and PYD domains-containing protein 1b allele 2-like — translation MATSKDQHDDDCEPSTPEQSTPLLPQLSRLEELSNIIKSKEPGEEEIENLVGIIRSLADDLHCNLQQHLMIDRLEVIQTNIMDKLSPGQKDGSSVITGTMRQFYNKALDSVGTIITKLAKKIGVNYSESNMCLQKEFGLKTNSPKECLNCNHIKSSMSWIQVEPSVSTEDETTVYTLDSSAAGHYECILSGLRWVCETKVSLRYQFSSWEPHRATLNNMRFEEGGPLLDITMISGKLEEIHLPHFVCIDPDYPQSSLREDMKVLHVKDNRVLLEEVDEVTRFHAKLLHPSFSGRGLVLRRGLHWRVHCDLLIFRSTRALLTLHTYLIRCDPSLAREVEAQEKSYGFLRLPKPKLEKSLWKGSRFTLKTSCQSSITPQKIKLRSTRPNYFEVYIKDAAMDFEMELISETGESAWKAEIRTEEYRDDSSTRDIEFVDEFRPQLIQKVNNVSAIADILFTKGMISEEINANISAALTRQAKMRVIYEALNSGGPHVKAAFFTALKEKEPFLVKDLDK, via the coding sequence ATGGCCACATCAAAAGATCAACATGATGATGACTGTGAACCTAGCACTCCTGAACAGTCAACCCCTCTCCTACCCCAGTTGTCACGACTTGAAGAGCTCTCAAACATCatcaaaagcaaagaacctggtGAAGAGGAAATTGAGAATTTAGTTGGAATTATTCGGTCTCTTGCTGATGATTTGCATTGTAATTTACAACAGCACTTAATGAtagataggcttgaagtcatacaGACAAATATCATGGACAAACTTAGTCCTGGTCAAAAGGATGGTAGTAGCGTCATCACTGGAACAATGAGACAGTTCTACAACAAAGCACTGGATTCAGTAGGAACAATCATCACTAAACTGGCCAAAAAGATCGGAGTCAACTATTCAGAGTCAAATATGTGTCTCCAAAAAGAGTTTGGCCTTAAAACCAATAGTCCAAAGGAATGTTTGAATTGCAACCATATAAAGAGCTCAATGTCCTGGATTCAGGTTGAACCCTCCGTGTCTACAGAGGATGAGACCACCGTCTACACACTTGACTCTTCTGCAGCAGGGCATTACGAGTGCATCTTATCAGGGCTGCGGTGGGTATGTGAGACCAAAGTCAGCCTGCGATACCAGTTCAGCTCCTGGGAGCCTCACAGGGCCACTCTGAACAACATGCGGTTTGAAGAAGGAGGTCCATTACTGGACATCACAATGATTTCTGGCAAACTAGAAGAAATTCATCTGCCACACTTTGTCTGTATAGATCCAGACTACCCACAATCCTCCTTGAGAGAAGACATGAAGGTTCTACATGTGAAAGACAACAGAGTGCTTCTTGAAGAAGTGGATGAGGTGACGCGGTTCCATGCCAAACTGCTTCATCCCTCCTTCTCTGGCAGGGGTTTGGTACTGAGACGTGGGTTGCATTGGAGAGTGCACTGTGACCTTCTGATCTTTAGGTCCACTAGAGCACTCCTCACCTTACACACATATCTGATCCGATGTGATCCTTCTCTAGCACGGGAGGTGGAGGCACAGGAGAAGTCATATGGATTCTTAAGACTTCCAAAGCCAAAGCTGGAGAAGTCTCTTTGGAAGGGGAGTCGCTTCACCCTCAAGACCTCGTGTCAATCCTCGATTACGCCACAAAAGATCAAGCTGAGAAGCACCAGGCCAAACTACTTTGAGGTGTACATAAAGGACGCTGCGATGGACTTTGAGATGGAGTTGATAAGTGAGACGGGAGAATCTGCATGGAAAGCTGAAATACGAACAGAGGAATACAGAGATGATTCATCCACAAGAGACATTGAGTTTGTAGATGAATTCAGACCACAGCTCATTCAAAAAGTCAATAATGTGTCTGCCATAGCAGATATTCTCTTCACAAAGGGCATGATCAGTGAAGAGATCAATGCAAATATCAGCGCTGCACTGACCCGCCAGGCCAAGATGAGAGTGATATATGAGGCACTGAATTCAGGTGGACCACACGTCAAAGCTGCATTCTTTACTGCACTCAAAGAAAAGGAACCCTTTCTAGTCAAAGACTTGGATAAATAA